From a single Endozoicomonas euniceicola genomic region:
- a CDS encoding transposase, translating into MVRPPKPTPPKGELSEMEKDPLSVKLEVDSFDGKIHVEWEPEASVTPMGQLPFFIQFLKTGHRFEPWINDCPLTYKSPNAPQKVDVIGSLMLSILSGHKRYAHIGTIIGDKVNAQLLGMKKIVSDDSARRGLKKIDEDEGVEWMQKHLHLCFDPLLTIPWIMDVDVTVKTIYGHQEGAVNGYNPHKKGRPSHTYHSYMMANLKLILEVEVRPGNQSQSKYSLPGLMELLNRLPKRCWPEFVRGDCDWGSDRVMSELEDAGCHYLFKMKKHDNVKKAIGNAHCSGGWVKYDNHWEGKESVIKLSGWKKERRIIIVRRRRPENEIPMLEKGIKERQQTLALIEEPENIKAYEYSVLVTSLDNDIVSIINHYRNRADCENNFDEIKNQWGWGGYVTKDMARCRMLARMVALVYNWWTLYVRLSNPDSHKESITSRPLLMSSIGKLTHSGNQKKIKLTSQHRWMYKIAKLQSELCDFFDSIKSIAPQLNPINAWCRILTKAVSKFLKKGQVITMQPLIRSG; encoded by the coding sequence ATGGTTCGACCACCAAAACCCACTCCCCCAAAGGGTGAGTTGTCTGAAATGGAAAAAGATCCCTTATCCGTCAAACTCGAAGTCGATTCTTTCGACGGTAAAATTCATGTCGAGTGGGAGCCTGAAGCATCGGTCACCCCAATGGGACAGCTTCCTTTTTTTATACAGTTTTTAAAAACAGGTCACCGATTTGAACCCTGGATTAACGATTGCCCACTAACTTATAAAAGCCCAAACGCCCCTCAAAAAGTGGATGTGATTGGCTCATTAATGCTTTCCATTCTTTCAGGACATAAACGCTATGCGCATATCGGAACAATTATTGGTGATAAAGTAAACGCTCAGTTGCTCGGGATGAAAAAAATTGTCAGCGATGATTCTGCCAGGCGTGGTTTAAAGAAGATTGACGAAGATGAAGGCGTTGAATGGATGCAAAAACACCTCCATCTCTGTTTTGATCCGTTATTAACCATTCCATGGATTATGGATGTTGATGTTACCGTGAAAACCATTTATGGGCATCAGGAAGGAGCGGTTAATGGCTATAACCCACATAAGAAAGGGAGACCCTCTCATACTTACCACTCATATATGATGGCTAATCTTAAATTAATACTGGAAGTTGAAGTCAGACCCGGAAATCAAAGTCAAAGTAAATACTCTTTACCCGGTTTAATGGAGCTATTAAATCGACTTCCAAAACGCTGCTGGCCTGAATTTGTTCGTGGTGATTGTGATTGGGGAAGTGACCGGGTAATGAGCGAATTGGAAGATGCTGGTTGTCATTATCTTTTTAAAATGAAGAAGCACGACAACGTTAAGAAAGCCATAGGGAATGCGCACTGTAGCGGAGGATGGGTAAAATACGACAACCATTGGGAGGGAAAAGAATCCGTAATTAAACTGTCAGGTTGGAAAAAAGAAAGACGCATAATTATTGTTCGAAGACGGCGTCCTGAAAATGAAATACCGATGTTGGAAAAAGGAATAAAAGAACGTCAACAAACGTTAGCATTAATAGAAGAGCCAGAAAATATAAAAGCTTACGAGTATTCGGTTCTGGTCACATCTCTTGATAATGATATAGTCTCGATCATTAATCATTATCGCAATAGGGCTGACTGTGAAAATAACTTTGATGAAATCAAAAACCAATGGGGCTGGGGCGGTTATGTAACAAAAGATATGGCAAGATGTCGAATGCTGGCCCGAATGGTTGCCTTGGTTTACAACTGGTGGACGCTATACGTTCGATTGAGTAATCCGGACTCCCATAAAGAATCAATTACCAGCCGTCCCTTATTAATGAGTTCAATTGGCAAGCTGACCCACTCTGGCAACCAAAAGAAAATAAAGCTGACAAGCCAGCATCGATGGATGTATAAAATTGCGAAATTACAAAGTGAACTGTGTGATTTTTTTGATTCAATCAAAAGTATCGCACCGCAGTTGAATCCAATTAACGCATGGTGTCGTATTTTAACGAAAGCGGTCTCAAAATTTTTGAAAAAAGGGCAGGTTATTACGATGCAACCATTAATTCGATCGGGCTAA
- a CDS encoding phage tail tube protein: MKELKNYQGGGGNRNVLSRVSSVTASIVANDFTASNISLALRGSVTAATTTPITDELLPSHGVESELIPFNHLPDLKQAVTVKDSTDTALVAGVGYELAKSGIKVLVNSSFDNKGVKVSYTPIAFNMVQALVESGREFVLFMEGLNDAREGLPFNIRVHRVKFSPAQNLGFISDDFASLSLQIDVLADPSISGNGLSPFMQINLAT, translated from the coding sequence TTGAAAGAGCTGAAAAATTACCAGGGTGGCGGTGGCAACCGCAATGTACTCAGCCGGGTATCCAGTGTTACGGCGAGCATTGTCGCTAATGACTTTACCGCCTCGAATATCTCCCTTGCCCTGCGGGGCAGTGTCACCGCAGCGACCACAACCCCAATCACCGATGAACTATTGCCCAGTCATGGTGTTGAAAGTGAATTGATTCCTTTCAACCATCTGCCGGACTTGAAGCAAGCGGTCACCGTCAAAGACAGTACGGATACCGCACTGGTGGCGGGAGTGGGTTATGAGTTAGCAAAATCCGGTATCAAGGTGCTGGTGAACAGCAGTTTTGATAATAAAGGCGTAAAAGTCAGTTACACGCCCATTGCCTTTAATATGGTGCAGGCATTAGTGGAAAGTGGTCGTGAATTTGTGCTGTTTATGGAAGGGCTGAACGATGCCCGTGAAGGCTTGCCCTTCAATATCCGGGTGCATCGGGTGAAGTTCTCTCCAGCCCAGAACCTTGGCTTTATCTCGGATGATTTTGCCAGCCTCAGCTTGCAGATTGATGTGCTGGCAGACCCGAGTATTAGTGGGAACGGGTTGAGTCCGTTTATGCAGATCAATCTGGCGACATGA
- a CDS encoding phage portal protein, with protein sequence MKLIRQLMRQQLMAVATGIGLPFELLTGDMKGVSDRALRLIINEFRRRIQQIQHNQIVFQLCRPVWQRWMDLAVVSGALTVPDYAFNIEP encoded by the coding sequence ATGAAGCTAATCCGTCAACTTATGCGCCAGCAGTTAATGGCGGTGGCGACGGGGATTGGCTTGCCCTTTGAGTTACTGACCGGCGATATGAAAGGCGTCAGTGATCGGGCATTACGCCTGATTATCAATGAGTTCAGACGACGCATTCAGCAAATCCAGCATAACCAGATTGTTTTTCAACTGTGCCGCCCGGTCTGGCAACGCTGGATGGATTTAGCGGTGGTCAGCGGTGCGCTCACGGTTCCCGATTATGCCTTCAACATCGAACCCTGA
- a CDS encoding HNH endonuclease: MAKSQLQRLLWLQGNHCFYCDQPLELKEASIDHVMPKSLGGKDVVDNKVVCCKTVNQVFANMPLKEKLRCLIQWKGQLPCPGKTAN, encoded by the coding sequence ATGGCGAAATCACAGCTTCAACGCCTGTTATGGTTGCAGGGCAATCACTGTTTTTATTGTGATCAACCCCTTGAGCTCAAAGAGGCCAGCATTGACCATGTGATGCCGAAAAGCCTTGGCGGAAAAGATGTGGTGGATAACAAGGTGGTTTGCTGCAAAACCGTTAATCAGGTATTTGCCAATATGCCGCTCAAAGAAAAACTTCGCTGCCTGATCCAGTGGAAAGGGCAACTTCCCTGCCCCGGAAAAACAGCAAATTAA
- a CDS encoding DUF3768 domain-containing protein gives MYEIATLNDAVRQSLISLEVKNSLALIQCRYEIMMTAHLQHTIEDKVGLLKAIAEFNHFNEENDPYGEHDFFRFKFEEEWIIARFDYYAPDMEHGSEDTTDLSKTVRILTIMLACDY, from the coding sequence ATGTACGAAATAGCCACGTTGAATGATGCCGTACGACAGTCGCTGATCAGTTTGGAAGTAAAAAACAGCCTTGCCCTGATCCAGTGTCGGTACGAAATCATGATGACTGCCCACCTGCAGCACACCATTGAGGACAAAGTCGGTTTGCTGAAAGCGATTGCTGAATTTAACCACTTCAATGAGGAAAACGATCCCTACGGAGAGCATGATTTCTTCCGCTTCAAATTTGAAGAGGAATGGATCATCGCCAGGTTTGATTACTACGCCCCGGATATGGAACACGGCTCGGAGGATACGACGGATTTAAGCAAAACCGTCCGGATACTGACCATTATGCTGGCTTGTGATTATTAA
- a CDS encoding GNAT family N-acetyltransferase, whose translation MPSAKFVVESRIKPSFRTEKVKGMFDINFDSVKKEFDVDIPIEDKPWNIGLIVGASGSGKTTIAKQVFSDYELFTGFDWSDRAVVDDFSEGLSAKHITESLSKVGFSSPPDWLKPFAVLSNGQKMRAELARLILESDKPVIYDEFTSVVDRNVARIGSAAIQKYIRKENKQFIAVSCHYDIIEWLQPDWVYDCNSHTFKRRRLRRPEIIVDVRKAQQSEWEIFRPFHYLSSVHNRSAHKYIAEINGEPVGWCSILHFPHPSNPKLKRLHRTVVLPDYQGLGLGFQLRCYICELYSKQGFKISTVTTSPPLIHAMNKSPKWKMTRKPGRVSKPATSILSKHSYERLTASF comes from the coding sequence ATGCCGAGTGCAAAGTTTGTAGTGGAGTCCAGGATAAAGCCTTCTTTCAGAACCGAGAAGGTGAAGGGGATGTTTGATATCAACTTCGATTCGGTAAAGAAAGAATTTGATGTTGATATTCCCATTGAGGACAAACCGTGGAATATAGGCCTGATTGTCGGTGCCAGCGGTTCTGGCAAGACGACCATCGCCAAACAGGTGTTCAGCGACTATGAACTGTTTACCGGGTTTGACTGGTCAGATCGTGCCGTGGTGGATGATTTCAGTGAAGGGTTGAGCGCAAAGCACATCACCGAATCATTGAGCAAAGTGGGTTTCTCTTCACCGCCGGACTGGTTGAAGCCTTTTGCGGTGTTGTCCAATGGCCAGAAAATGCGAGCGGAACTGGCGAGGTTGATTCTGGAGTCCGACAAGCCGGTTATCTACGATGAGTTTACCAGTGTCGTTGATCGCAATGTTGCCAGGATCGGCAGTGCCGCTATCCAGAAATACATTCGCAAAGAGAATAAGCAGTTTATCGCTGTCAGCTGTCACTACGATATTATTGAGTGGTTACAGCCGGACTGGGTGTATGACTGCAACAGTCACACCTTCAAACGGAGGCGTCTTCGACGACCCGAAATCATTGTCGATGTTCGCAAAGCGCAGCAATCCGAATGGGAAATATTCAGGCCGTTTCACTATCTGAGCAGTGTCCATAACCGTTCGGCCCATAAATACATTGCCGAGATTAATGGCGAGCCGGTTGGCTGGTGCAGCATCCTGCATTTTCCTCATCCCAGTAACCCCAAACTGAAACGGCTGCACCGAACCGTAGTGTTGCCGGATTATCAGGGGCTGGGTTTGGGCTTTCAGTTGCGCTGTTACATTTGTGAGCTGTACAGCAAGCAGGGGTTCAAGATCAGCACCGTCACCACCTCACCGCCGCTGATCCATGCCATGAATAAATCACCGAAATGGAAAATGACCCGTAAGCCCGGACGGGTCTCGAAACCGGCGACGTCTATTCTCTCCAAGCACTCTTACGAGCGTTTGACAGCCTCGTTTTAA
- a CDS encoding ParB/Srx family N-terminal domain-containing protein — MAAKKYKLVDKKVSDLIPYVNNSRVHDDEQVIQICSSIREFGFTNPVLIDEDNGIIAGHGRLMAAKKLELKTVPCIVLAGLSDAQKKAYVIADNAIALNSSWDMDKLSLEVEAFQAEDFDLEVLGFRDDFLVSLYDEPPQPDEQEKPEEQYSEIFNIIVECDSEDHQQAIYDELTGKGYKCRVQSL; from the coding sequence ATGGCAGCGAAAAAATACAAGCTGGTGGACAAGAAAGTCAGCGACCTGATCCCCTATGTGAACAACTCCCGGGTTCACGACGATGAACAGGTGATCCAGATTTGTTCTTCCATCAGGGAGTTCGGGTTCACCAATCCAGTGTTGATTGATGAAGATAACGGCATTATTGCCGGTCATGGCCGTTTAATGGCGGCGAAAAAGCTGGAGCTGAAAACCGTTCCCTGCATCGTTCTGGCGGGGTTGTCAGACGCTCAAAAGAAAGCCTATGTGATTGCGGATAATGCCATTGCCCTTAATTCCAGCTGGGATATGGACAAGCTGTCGCTGGAAGTCGAAGCCTTCCAGGCTGAGGACTTTGATCTGGAGGTGTTGGGATTCAGGGATGATTTTCTGGTATCCCTTTACGACGAACCGCCACAACCGGATGAGCAGGAAAAGCCGGAAGAACAGTACTCTGAAATCTTCAATATTATCGTGGAGTGCGACAGCGAAGACCATCAGCAGGCTATCTACGACGAACTGACCGGGAAGGGATACAAATGCCGAGTGCAAAGTTTGTAG
- a CDS encoding holin family protein yields the protein MSWATAIPLLGTLIDRVLPDKAKQDKAKQELASMIVSGELNELAERAGVIKAEAQGESWLQRSWRPIVMLVFTGLIVARWLGWSAPDLSEAVELKLFSIVQLGIGGYIASRGIEKVVDKVRR from the coding sequence ATGAGCTGGGCAACGGCGATTCCACTGTTAGGTACGCTGATTGACCGGGTGCTTCCCGACAAAGCCAAACAGGATAAGGCGAAACAGGAGCTGGCCAGCATGATTGTCAGCGGTGAACTGAATGAGCTTGCAGAACGTGCCGGAGTCATCAAAGCAGAAGCACAAGGCGAGAGCTGGTTGCAGCGGTCATGGCGTCCCATTGTCATGCTGGTGTTTACCGGGTTGATTGTCGCCCGCTGGCTGGGCTGGTCAGCACCGGATTTGTCGGAAGCGGTGGAGCTGAAACTGTTTTCTATTGTTCAGCTGGGTATCGGTGGTTACATCGCCAGTCGGGGGATTGAAAAGGTGGTGGACAAGGTCAGGAGATAA
- a CDS encoding N-acetylmuramoyl-L-alanine amidase has product MKPRTATNFIVIHCSATREDQDCTVEDIRHWHVVERHWSDIGYHWVIERSGLVQPGRSQDAIGAHVRGHNHDSIGICLVGGLSQENLPEDNFTQEQMLSLEMLVESLQLRYPSAKVVGHSFFNPYKACPVFSVEDWLEELS; this is encoded by the coding sequence ATGAAGCCAAGGACGGCGACGAATTTTATTGTGATTCACTGTTCAGCGACCCGGGAAGATCAGGACTGTACTGTCGAAGATATAAGGCACTGGCATGTGGTCGAACGACACTGGAGCGATATTGGCTACCACTGGGTGATTGAACGCAGTGGCCTGGTGCAGCCGGGTCGCTCGCAGGACGCCATCGGCGCACATGTCAGAGGCCACAATCATGACAGCATAGGCATTTGTCTGGTGGGTGGGTTAAGTCAGGAAAACCTGCCGGAAGACAATTTCACCCAGGAACAGATGCTCAGTCTGGAAATGCTGGTGGAGTCCCTGCAACTGCGGTATCCGTCTGCAAAGGTGGTGGGGCATTCGTTTTTCAATCCCTATAAAGCCTGCCCGGTTTTCAGTGTGGAAGACTGGCTGGAGGAACTGTCATGA